One Hordeum vulgare subsp. vulgare chromosome 4H, MorexV3_pseudomolecules_assembly, whole genome shotgun sequence DNA window includes the following coding sequences:
- the LOC123451055 gene encoding probable ascorbate-specific transmembrane electron transporter 2 isoform X2: MAIGGIIGGHHRHSVVASRVAVFAHLLFLTTAVLMLVWLLRFRGGINIQSDDPEQIFNVHPFVMTWGFILLIGEAILVYTTIPMNHRAQKMVHMLVHLVAFILGVFGIYAAFKFHNVAVVPDLVSLHSWIGIGAISLFALQWLIGFAVFWMPGTHEHTRAAAAPVHVAGGLVIFLLAVCAAQTGLVQKSASATPGTEARLINVTGLFIVFYGVSVAATVMLRIATRYQ, from the exons ATGGCGATCGGCGGGATCATCGGCGGCCACCACCGGCACTCGGTGGTGGCGTCGCGCGTGGCCGTGTTCGCGCACCTGCTCTTCCTCACCACCGCCGTGCTCATGCTCGTCTGGCTCCTGCGCTTCCGCGGCGGCATCAACATACAGTCCGACGACCCCGAGCAGATCTTCAAC GTCCATCCCTTTGTGATGACCTGGGGCTTCATTCTTCTCATCGGTGAAG CCATACTGGTGTACACGACGATCCCGATGAACCACCGGGCGCAGAAGATGGTGCACATGCTGGTGCACCTGGTGGCCTTCATCCTGGGCGTGTTCGGCATCTACGCGGCCTTCAAGTTCCACAACGTGGCCGTGGTGCCGGACCTGGTCAGCCTCCACTCGTGGATCGGCATCGGCGCCATCTCCCTCTTCGCGCTGCAGTGGCTCATCGGCTTCGCCGTCTTCTGGATGCCCGGCACGCACGAGCAcacgcgcgccgccgccgcgcccgtgCACGTCGCCGGCGGGCTCGTCATCTTCCTCCTGGCCGTGTGCGCCGCGCAGACGGGGCTCGTCCAGAAGAGCGCCAGCGCCACGCCCGGCACCGAGGCCAGGCTCATCAACGTCACCGGCCTCTTCATCGTCTTCTACGGGGTCTCCGTCGCGGCCACCGTCATGCTCCGCATCGCCACGCGGTACCAGTAG
- the LOC123451055 gene encoding probable ascorbate-specific transmembrane electron transporter 2 isoform X1, translating to MARNPIARKDKVSVCHHTTLHFGPDWYVVAGLCRRLVAAKALDQARPQVPIGVLGGRPCQGSPRMTPIMTTVDRYVFLPTILVYTTIPMNHRAQKMVHMLVHLVAFILGVFGIYAAFKFHNVAVVPDLVSLHSWIGIGAISLFALQWLIGFAVFWMPGTHEHTRAAAAPVHVAGGLVIFLLAVCAAQTGLVQKSASATPGTEARLINVTGLFIVFYGVSVAATVMLRIATRYQ from the exons ATGGCCCGAAATCCCATTGCAAGAAAAGACAAGGTGTCAGTGTGTCACCACACCACACTACATTTTGGACCAGATTGGTACGTAGTAGCAGGGCTTTGTAGGCGTTTGGTGGCCGCAAAAGCACTGGACCAGGCTCGTCCTCAAGTGCCAATCGGTGTGCTGGGTGGGCGCCCATGCCAAGGGTCACCTCGGATGACGCCGATAATGACCACCGTGGATCGCTACGTTTTCCTGCCAA CCATACTGGTGTACACGACGATCCCGATGAACCACCGGGCGCAGAAGATGGTGCACATGCTGGTGCACCTGGTGGCCTTCATCCTGGGCGTGTTCGGCATCTACGCGGCCTTCAAGTTCCACAACGTGGCCGTGGTGCCGGACCTGGTCAGCCTCCACTCGTGGATCGGCATCGGCGCCATCTCCCTCTTCGCGCTGCAGTGGCTCATCGGCTTCGCCGTCTTCTGGATGCCCGGCACGCACGAGCAcacgcgcgccgccgccgcgcccgtgCACGTCGCCGGCGGGCTCGTCATCTTCCTCCTGGCCGTGTGCGCCGCGCAGACGGGGCTCGTCCAGAAGAGCGCCAGCGCCACGCCCGGCACCGAGGCCAGGCTCATCAACGTCACCGGCCTCTTCATCGTCTTCTACGGGGTCTCCGTCGCGGCCACCGTCATGCTCCGCATCGCCACGCGGTACCAGTAG